In Papaver somniferum cultivar HN1 chromosome 9, ASM357369v1, whole genome shotgun sequence, the genomic stretch TCTTTATTGTAAACAGAGTTTAGTTTTATACTTCTATTGACTGAGAAATATAGCACGCGGCACATACTACAAAATCCTCTACTTGTGGCTCAGGTATAGTTTAAATGATGTAGTTTAtcttgttttagatttatttattttcggaATGATCGAGTATTTTTGTTCTTAGTTATTTTACCGTATACATGAGTGTTTGAAGGTGACCAAGTTCAAGTGTGGAGGGTTCGTTCTTGGATTAAGTACGAATCATGCTATGGCCAATGGAACCAGTACAGTGGAGTTTATGAAGTCATGGGGTGAAGTTACACGAGGATTGCCGTTAACAAGCCCACCGTTCCTAGATCGAACTATACTCAAAGCACGAAATCCATCTAAGGTGGAATTCACGCATGGGTATGAAGACATCGTAGATGTATCCAACACTGAGGCTATCTTCGAACAAGAAATGCTTATTACCAAGTCCTTTATTTTTCACCCTGAGAATCTTGATCAACTTAAGAAAAAAGTTGCGGAGGATGGGGTTCTACAAAGGTGTAGTAGTTTCGAAGTACTTACCGCTTTGATGTGGAGAGCTCGAACTCGATCGTTAAGATTTAATTCTGATCAACAAGTAAGGCTGCTCTTTGCGGTTGACGTGCGGTCTAGACTAGACCCAAAGTTACCAAAGGTTACTTTGGCAATGCATTCCTAATGATGAATTGTCAATGTACCGCGAATGAGATGCTAGACAGCCCACTGCCATCAACAATAGAGCGAATTCAAAGATCGATTAAGATGATTACAGATGAATATGTGAAACCAACCATAGATTTCTTAGAAGAGCCAAAAGGAACTCTACCTCACAGTTCTACAGTATTTTTAAGTGCTTGGTCTAATCTTGGATACAAATAATAGTATGGATTTTGGATGGGGAAAACCATTTTTCGCAGGCCCTCCCAGGTTACCTATAAAAGAAGTGGTGTTGTTGATATCCCATGGAATGGATAACAAAGGCATAAATTTGATTCTTGGTTTACCAGCTTCTTCaatgaaaatcttcgaagaattAATTGAAATCTAGAGGAAAATCCAGTACTCTCTAGCTAGATTTAAATTATTTGTTAGTAATCAATAAGCGGGCAAAAATGTTAAATCCTCAGTTCTTTTAAGCGTTCTCTTTTTTGGCCTGTGGATCTTGTATTCTTTCATTCTTTCAATCCATTTTCTTTCGAAATCAATAATGCTTGGCTAATCTATTGTATGGTTCTTACCGATGGTCACTATCCTGAAAGTGAAGATGCAGAAAATCAGGTAGAACAGAAGTTCAGAATAACAATCAAGATCAATACGAAAAAAGACACTTCATTTCATATTTCACATTATTACATGGTGCCCATATGTAATACATCCTTGAAATCACTCTGAAAGGCGCGTTACTAGTCTAATACATTTGCTTCCACCTTACCTAACTATTTGTTGACCTGTGGAGAACTAAAAGATAGGTAACTAACAAAACTTCACTCCAATTCTAAAGAAACTGACACAGGCTTCAAACAGCGGTCATGGGTTTACATCCCTTTCAAACACAATTCAGTACTTTCTGAAGGTTAGATTGAGTCGTCCTGGACGGAGATTGGCTTCAgcaaccaaagcttttggtgcTGTATCTGGAAGAATTGACTTTACACCATGAAATATATGCCTGGATTTACCACCAAATATCAGTACATCCCCTGATTCCAAGATTACCTTATTTGCTCCTTCAACATCTCCATGCTCTCCATACAGGAATTCTGCTGAATCACCAATTGAGATGGACACAACAGGCAAACCTTTATCAAGGCTTTCTTTGGTCTCATCTTTGTCCTATTTCAGGtggggaaaagaagaaaaagaagcaatGAGAGACTCGTGAGGCATTTGAATAGCTagttataaaaacaaaaaataaaaacaatgaagtaaagaaccaaaATAGTCATCCAGCAACAAACGGAAGGCATAATCCAGTGCTAGATTCCAAACGCACAGTTGAACAATGCTCACCAAAAGAGGTTCTTAACGCAAAAGAAAAACTTAAGTGAAATAATCAAATGGATCGCTAACAGAACACATATTACCAATCTCTGGCTGATGTTAGAGTGACTGTATGCATCACAATAAAACCCCTATTTTCTATATTGCCTTCCATAATCTAACAAATTTGTACCTGATGGAGACCAAGTGTGCCAGTTTTGGAGTAGAAATTGATGATGCACATATCTGGTTGCATCGAAGGAATCACGTCTTCTGGATTGcattttttgtgtttttcttttataAGAGCATGAGACTCTGTGACAGCCCTTTTGACGATCTGTTTGAACTCATCTGGAATACCAGGGGGTATTGCATCATCCACTGATCGTCGATAATCATATACTTTTCTCTCAGGGTCCCAGTTCATGCCAAGGCACATCATCTGCAGATTCATCTTGCCTCCATTTTCGAAACAAGGTTTATAAAATCCCCCAGCACCCAAGCCAAGGTCTCGGCAGACCTTAATGATTTTCATCTGCAAAAGGAGACACAAACTGTTAACCCAGATCAACACTGAGGGATGAACTCATCAATACATATCTATATTGTTGTTACTTGGAGCAACAAAGATAACGGGGGGGTTCAGCAATAGGACACAAAGGGAAGTTTAATTATTAGACTCGAGGGTCCTTCGACAAACTATTTTCATGTCCCAGTTTTGGGAGTTGTGCGTCATGAAAGAGAACAAATTAATACGAACTTAAAGATACATATTGATGTGGTAATAAGAAAGGCAGGGACACTAAAACCTGTATAGCTAAAAAGGAAAGTGACTGCACCTGATCTGCATGATTAATATGATTCTTCAAAAGAACCATTCCAGGCCTCAATATCTCAGAACTCTTCTGCAAAGAAGCTTTTCGTATTTCTCTGTTTTTAGCATATACAGAAGGTTTCAGTATCACTGTCCCTGCACTTTTGACCTTGCAGATATCCAATTTAACTCCAGGTagtttattttctggttttgcaGGGACATTTTGATGATTTCCAGTATTGCAAAGGTTGTCTGCCTCACTAACACGAACAGAAAGTGGCGAAACGTCGATAGGTAAGGAAGAACCGCCCGAGAGCAAAGACGAAGGAATCTTTGGACTTTGATGTCTTTGAGCGCTTGATGGTCGCTCATTTCCAGCTGAGCCTTTAACTGAAACCCAACTATTGCTACACGAGCCTTGGCCCTTTCTTGCAGAAGGATCAACCATTGAAAATCGATCCTGATAGTTGGTAGGACATTGTCAGTACAAATCCATCATCCATAAAAGATCAACAAGATAAAACAATGCAACTGTACAATGAACTGTGTAATGATTTAATCTAAGTTCAGCATTAAAACAATTGAATCCATCTCAGAAATTCGTAAAGTAAGACAATCATGAGGTAAGTAATGATCGGCTGAGAGAGAAGACGTAAAACGGACTGAAGATAAGCCCACTGAAAGCTTTAACCAATTTTGAAGATGACAGGTCAGAGGCTTGTTGGTTTTTGCAAATACATGTGTGTTTCAGCATTGGAGGGCTGCAGCACACTAAAAGGTGAGCCCTAAACATATACTACAATTCCTAGAAGTGTCCTTTGGTTTATCACTGGTTAAAAAGATGGTTACTTACAGGCTCCAAAATCCAGAACTAAGAGAATGCAATAATAATAACACAAGAACCAAACAACCAGTAAGCCCTATTTTCCACATTTTTCACAAACAAACAGATAGCACCCACTCAGTTGAGCTGCTAATTAGAGTCGCCGACAAACTAagaaagagagaaatcaaaaacgaaAAAGATATTCATTGCATAACAAAAAAGAATGAGCAATCGAACAACAATTTTCCAAATATAAGAAACATGTCCTAAAATCATGTTAATACAACAACAAATAATCTCAAAATTTGACCAATTACCTTACTAAAATCCACTTAAAAGCATCCTAGTTTCCACGTACTCTAATCGCAAACAGTTTGAAGGGTTCTCATAAATTAAGCGTGAACAAATAAAGACAGGAAGATAAAAAAACGCTTACCTGGTGCACTTCAGGTACCGAATTGGCAGTCAATTCTCCAATATGCTGATGTCTTTCAGAATTTGATAATTGCTCATTTCCAGTTGAATCTTCAGAAACTTTCCGCCCTACATTTTCTGGACTTCCATCAGTACAGGAGGAATTATCCCTGCTAGTAGATGATGTATCAACCTTTTTCTGTTTCAAAAACGAAAGAATCAGCAACCCTTATTCCAAGAATCAGTACAAGAACTGTAAATTTAAAATGGGTTTGTGAATGTTTTCCAAAGTaaccaagaaaaaaaagaaaaagctcACATTGCATGGTACCCATTGTGTATTTGGCGAGCCTCCAGGCCTTCCTCTATTACTTTTTCCGCCTCTTTGTCTGGGATGATTCATCGTTCTCTCgttaaaagagataataataTGAACTTATTTTTGACGGAGAAATTAGGGCTTCAATGTGTTTTTTCTTTGCAGTAGAGCAAAGCGTCTATTTGTAGAGACTGGGAGTGAGACTCATCGTTTTTGATGCAGAATTATTGTTGTGGGCGATTTATATGCGCCTTTCTGTTTTCCAGCTGAGTCGATGTTTAATTTATATGCGCCTTTCTATTTTCCAGCTGAGTCGTCGTTTTATTTCAATCCTGTTATAGGGGCGACAtattttattagaggggcggcgggtaataggacaaaaagggttatTACATGGTAATTTGAAGTGTCTCttatccaaaaaaattaaaaatgactaattaaccctCACATattttagtgttgataatctagtttagtatTAATGATTAATTTTCACTAATATTAAttctaaatcaaaacaaaatcagattttagagtttaaaaaaaaaccatttttttacaTTTTTGGAGCTAATT encodes the following:
- the LOC113308117 gene encoding uncharacterized protein LOC113308117; this translates as MNHPRQRGGKSNRGRPGGSPNTQWVPCNKKVDTSSTSRDNSSCTDGSPENVGRKVSEDSTGNEQLSNSERHQHIGELTANSVPEVHQDRFSMVDPSARKGQGSCSNSWVSVKGSAGNERPSSAQRHQSPKIPSSLLSGGSSLPIDVSPLSVRVSEADNLCNTGNHQNVPAKPENKLPGVKLDICKVKSAGTVILKPSVYAKNREIRKASLQKSSEILRPGMVLLKNHINHADQMKIIKVCRDLGLGAGGFYKPCFENGGKMNLQMMCLGMNWDPERKVYDYRRSVDDAIPPGIPDEFKQIVKRAVTESHALIKEKHKKCNPEDVIPSMQPDMCIINFYSKTGTLGLHQDKDETKESLDKGLPVVSISIGDSAEFLYGEHGDVEGANKVILESGDVLIFGGKSRHIFHGVKSILPDTAPKALVAEANLRPGRLNLTFRKY